From the Leptospira sp. WS60.C2 genome, one window contains:
- a CDS encoding ABA4-like family protein translates to MNSSLLFTIANALAVFAWLVLIISPNQNKVIPYLRVLVAGLFLGGLYIISLALGFGNAEGNFGSLESVRSLFQNDEFLLAGWVHYLAFDLFIGTWEAEDGWKQQIHRLILLPIHLLTFYFGPVGLVLYFLVRGFKTKNFNF, encoded by the coding sequence ATGAACTCATCACTTCTTTTTACAATTGCAAATGCATTGGCAGTTTTCGCTTGGTTGGTTTTAATCATTTCACCAAATCAAAATAAGGTGATTCCTTATTTGCGAGTTTTGGTAGCAGGTTTGTTTTTAGGCGGATTGTACATTATTTCTTTGGCACTTGGATTTGGAAATGCCGAAGGAAACTTTGGAAGCTTAGAATCCGTTCGTTCCTTATTCCAAAACGACGAATTTTTATTAGCTGGTTGGGTGCACTATTTAGCGTTTGATTTATTTATCGGGACATGGGAAGCAGAAGATGGATGGAAACAACAAATCCATCGTTTGATATTACTTCCTATTCATCTATTGACTTTTTATTTTGGACCAGTGGGACTCGTTTTGTATTTTTTAGTCCGAGGATTCAAAACCAAAAACTTTAATTTTTAA